A single window of Streptomyces cathayae DNA harbors:
- a CDS encoding Rieske (2Fe-2S) protein has protein sequence MRQNRMLWLLERLERAPRADPAIDALRSAVRSLPLGRGRDVLHGRWLGHPLHPLMVQVPVGSWLSAAVLDTLPGRSREAGLLVGVGLATAAPAALAGAVDWAELHREQARVGLVHAMANWAAVGLYATSLTCRLKGRTGAGRTYGFLGLTAVGIGGLLGGHLAYRQASGANHAEEVPHVVREGWHRVGAVAEFPAGQPVRRVVDDVPVLVVREPGGVIHALAERCSHLAGPLSEGTVADGCVRCPWHGSVFRLSDGWNVRGPATAPQPAFDTRIVEGDVEVRLRRADREADGEWSGSGAGLASGYAG, from the coding sequence ATGAGGCAGAACCGAATGTTGTGGCTCCTGGAGCGTCTGGAACGGGCGCCCCGGGCGGACCCGGCGATCGACGCTCTCCGGTCGGCAGTCCGCTCCCTGCCGCTGGGGCGCGGACGGGACGTGCTGCACGGCAGGTGGCTGGGGCACCCGCTCCATCCGCTGATGGTGCAGGTGCCGGTCGGGAGCTGGCTGTCCGCGGCCGTGCTGGACACCCTGCCCGGCCGCTCCCGCGAGGCGGGCCTGCTCGTCGGTGTCGGCCTGGCCACGGCCGCGCCCGCCGCGCTGGCGGGCGCCGTCGACTGGGCGGAGCTGCACCGCGAGCAGGCACGTGTGGGGCTGGTGCACGCCATGGCGAACTGGGCGGCCGTGGGCCTGTACGCGACCTCGCTCACCTGCCGCCTCAAGGGGCGTACGGGTGCCGGCCGGACCTACGGCTTCCTGGGGCTGACGGCGGTGGGGATCGGCGGCCTGCTGGGCGGCCACCTGGCCTACCGCCAGGCGTCCGGAGCCAACCACGCGGAAGAGGTTCCGCACGTCGTCCGGGAGGGCTGGCACCGGGTCGGTGCCGTGGCCGAGTTCCCGGCCGGGCAGCCCGTGCGGCGCGTCGTGGACGATGTGCCGGTCCTGGTGGTCCGTGAACCCGGCGGGGTGATCCACGCACTGGCCGAGCGGTGCAGCCATCTCGCCGGTCCGCTGTCCGAGGGCACGGTCGCCGACGGATGTGTCCGGTGCCCGTGGCACGGCAGCGTCTTCCGCCTCTCGGACGGCTGGAACGTCCGCGGTCCGGCCACCGCACCGCAGCCCGCCTTCGACACCCGGATCGTCGAGGGGGACGTCGAGGTGCGTCTGCGCCGAGCCGACCGGGAAGCGGACGGCGAGTGGAGCGGGAGCGGAGCGGGCCTGGCCAGCGGGT
- a CDS encoding nitroreductase family protein, which translates to MTSETTLSGTPAGDTDEPALFATMSTMRAMRRLRPDPVPDELLDRLIQAAVWGPSGGNMQRYEYVVVTDPAVMADLAPLWKRCVDAYLATTGKYAPAGMDEAAYGRMAAAIEYQRDHFAETPALIIPCYRFPEPRIEEEGMRRYAEELGAEGTARMGRIQERFAALAEGSCVYPGVQNLLLAARGLGLAANITIWHLMLEDEWKAALGIPDDMNTFAAVPVGWPRGRFGPVSRRPVEEVVHRNRW; encoded by the coding sequence ATGACCTCTGAAACCACCCTCTCCGGGACACCGGCCGGCGACACCGACGAACCGGCCCTCTTCGCGACCATGTCCACCATGCGGGCCATGCGGCGCCTGCGGCCCGACCCGGTGCCCGACGAGCTCCTGGACCGGCTGATACAGGCGGCCGTGTGGGGCCCCAGCGGCGGCAACATGCAGCGTTACGAGTACGTCGTCGTCACCGACCCCGCGGTCATGGCCGACCTCGCCCCGCTGTGGAAGCGGTGCGTGGACGCCTACCTGGCCACGACCGGCAAGTACGCCCCCGCCGGCATGGACGAGGCCGCGTACGGACGCATGGCCGCCGCCATCGAGTACCAGCGCGACCACTTCGCCGAGACCCCGGCACTGATCATCCCCTGCTACCGGTTCCCGGAGCCGAGGATCGAGGAGGAGGGCATGCGGCGCTACGCCGAGGAGCTCGGCGCCGAGGGGACGGCACGCATGGGGCGGATCCAGGAGCGTTTCGCCGCACTCGCGGAGGGCTCCTGCGTCTACCCGGGCGTGCAGAACCTGCTGCTCGCCGCGCGGGGCCTGGGCCTGGCCGCCAACATCACCATCTGGCATCTGATGCTGGAGGACGAGTGGAAGGCGGCCCTGGGCATTCCCGACGACATGAACACCTTCGCGGCCGTCCCGGTGGGGTGGCCGCGCGGCAGGTTCGGTCCGGTGAGCCGCCGCCCGGTCGAAGAGGTCGTGCACCGCAACCGCTGGTAG